The Deinococcus gobiensis I-0 genome includes the window AGCTCCGCACCCGATTGGACGCCACCATTGAAAAGCTCATGGTGCGCGTGAAAAAGGCCATCGGACAGGTGAAGACTAAAGGACAGACGGTCACGTCAAAGGTGAAAGCCGCCTTCTCAGGCATCTTCAAGAAGCAATCGTTCAATGCGGGAAAAGAGCAGCACAGCATCTACTTCCAGGCAAAAAACGGACGGGTGCAGCTCATGTTCGCCTCAACCCCACGGGAAGCGAGCTTACAGCTTGACTACCTACAACATGAATGCGAGGCGCTCGCCGATCCCATTCACCGGAACGAGGGTCTAAACCACATTCAGCGGGCACGAACTCTTGCGGCTCCTACGACCGCTCAGCTCACCACAGTGCAGGACGAAAAAGACTTGGAGAAAATCACGTTTGACCCGGGTCTGGACGATTGCCTGAAACAGATTTATGTGATCCTCCAGCGCAACTTCATGGGCGCTCTGGACGACTATGTGAAAATCCAGACGCCCATCCGCTACGACCGGCGAGAGCAATTCTTCAAGTTCAAGAGCGCGGGGCAGGAATACAATATCTACATCAGCAAACAGGGCTTTCCACAGTTCGGCCCATACGCCACACACACCGTGAAAATCGACATGAAAGGCAACCGCGAATATACTCTGCCGGACGGTGACTTTGCGAACGCCAATATCAAGGCTGGATTTGCAAAATCCAAGAAACACAAGGGCTACACTTGGCACCACCATGAAGACCGGACGACCATGCAGTTGGTGCCGTACAAACTACACGATAAGTTCAGACACAGCGGTGGCGTGAGCTTGATCGATAACCTAGGAGAAGCGTAATGCGCGATATTGATGTCACCGACAGTGAACAGCCAGTAACCACCGCTGAGCTAGACCACTTTGAGCAGGAGCACAACCTCATCATCCCAGAGGTCTATCGGGCGTTCCTCCTCGAGCACAACGGCGGCTCCCCCAGCCCGGAGAACTTCAAGGTGGAGATGGAACCCCGCCCCCACACTCGCCGCAGCCAGACTAAGTTGTTTGGTACAGCAGTGGAATTCTTCCTTTCCCTAGATGCGGAGGACGTTAGCATTAGCGCCCTGTGGCCCTATGTCACAGAAGGACGCCTGCAGTCTGGAATGTTCCCCATTGCCTACTGCGGCGGCGACCTATTGTGCATCTCTACTCGCGAGAACACACTCCACCAGATTTTCTACTGGTTCAGCGAGGAAGAATACGATGCGCAGGCTGAAGGGGATCGAAACCTTTACTTCGTGGCATCCTCATTTGATACGTTTTTAGACAAGCTGTACGATTAAATTAGGGCAAATGCCTGAAACAGCTGTGGCCGTCCTACAGCTGCAGGGCAACATTTGAGAACATGGGAGCTGAAAGAGCACTGTTCTTTCAGAACGCCAAGGGCTGAAGCTCAGAGCCTGCTGTTACTCCAGCCTCGTCTTGGCCTTCCTGTCTTCCCAGTTCTGTCGCCCGTGCTAATACAGGTGACGCTAAGGACAAGCAGCATTACGAGGCGGCCACCCGTGAACTGAAAGCCACGATTCACAGCGGCAAGGTGGAGCGTTCACGCTTCACGGCCGCGCAACTTCAGGACATCGAGAAGGAACATCAGAAAATCACGGATTACACTTGGCACCACCAGGACTTTGCGAGAATGCAACTCGTCAAGACGTTTGAGCACAGCAAGACAGGCCACCTGGGTGGCTCCAAGATGTGGTTCGGAAGGTGACTATGGAAATCTGGGAACAAGACAGCGGCAGAGCACTCGGCAGTCAGGAGCACCTGCGAACTATTGAGGACACCGTGGGTCAGCCGTTCCCGACCGACTATCTGCACGTCCTTCAGACCCACAACGCGGCCTACTTTGAACGGCAGGAGTTCCCAGTGGTCACGCCGGACGGCCCGGAGGACAAGAGTGTGGCCGTCCTGCTGAACGCGGACGGCGATGAGATGGACGCCGAGAGCGTGCTGAGCCAGTGGCGCACCTTGCAGGACGAGCATGGGCTGGAACCGCACGTCGTCCCGTTCGGCATGGATGGGGGCGGGAATCTGGTGTGCTTCGACTTCTCGGCCGGGGGCGAACCGGCGGTCGTGTACTGGCAGCATGACGAGACGTGGTCACCGCTTCCGGTGGCAGAAAGCTTCGCGGCTTTCTTGCAGCAGCTCAGCTGAGCCGGGCGACGGGCCGCGGATTGTGTGAGGGCAGAGAGCGTTATTCGGAAACGGCCCTGAACGCCAGCTCTATGGTCTGCAGAGGCAGACCATGATGAGATGAACACATAATCCGGGCGTGCAGGGTGAGACCGCCCTATGCTTGGCCTTGCCCCGCGGTCAGCTCTATCGGGCTCACTCCACGGATGAGTGCGCAGCAGGTGCAGGAGCAGCCTCCATGGCAGGATTATCGTGGACGGGCGATGGTGAGTCGGGTCCGGATTGGGGGCGGGTTCCGGGTCAAGCTGCACAGTGGGGCGGTAAGGTCTTCTAGGAATGACCTGGGCTGCCCGGGAAGCTCTTCCGGCGCACCAGCACGCCCATTTCCTGAAGTGTCAGGGGCTGAAACCCGAACCGAGAGTTTCCGATGGAGCGTGTTCCCGTCCGGCCTGACAGGTTGCTTTTCATCACATTCAGACCGCCGGCTCAACAGATCAGGGCGGTAGTCTGTGGTTGTCACGCCTGACAAGCCGCGCAGGAAGATGATTGCGTTTCACTGAGATATAGAGGAGGCACACACCGTGAAACATGCTCCCCGGGCAAAACACCTCGGTAGCCGCTTTGACGACTTCCTGGCTGAGGAGGGCCTTCTTGCTGAAGTCGACGCGGTGGCGCAGAAACGTGTCATCGTCTTCCAGCTGGAACAGGAACTCCAGCGCCGCGGTTGGACGCGGGCTGAACTGGCCGACCGCCTGGGCACCCCTGGCCCGGTCGTAGAACGCCTCCTCGACCCAGAGGACCTCACGGTCGACCTCCAGCTCCTGGGACAAGCTGCCGACCTGCTGGGCGAACGCCTGAGCATTACCCTGCGCTGAGCGACCAGGACATCCGACTCAAATTTGAGCAGCAGGAAGTCGCTCTGGGCCTGAGCGTGACGTGGACTGAACTGAACTTTGACAACACCACCTTCACCTGGACGGCCTCAGGGAACAGTAGTAGCGGGGACGTGAATAATGTCCTGCCAGACAGCCTGCCCGCCCTGACCCATCTCCCAAGGACACCCAGCCCATGACTCAGACCTTCCCCGATTACCGCGCCCTCTTCACACGAATGGTCGATGACCTTCGCCGCGACCGACTGTTCGTGGTCGAGCGGTTCGTCCTAGGCGATCCGCTGAGCTTGGTAGACATCCAAGCACTGGAAACGGAAACCGGTTATGAGCTCACCAACGACCTGCGGGCGTTCTACGCACAGATGAATGGCCTGAACCTGAAGTGGTACCTCGACCCAAACCTGAGTGATGCGGACCGCAAGGCGTTTCTTCTCGAATTCCCTGATGTGGATGTCGAGAACAGCAGTGACGAGGCAGCCTCGGCCGCTATCCGTATTCTGCCACTCCGTGAGGTCCTCACCCGTCACTGGGGTGAGGACGTGTACTACGAACCGGAAATGGGCTTCCATGGGGAAGCACTGAGCGTAGAAGACTTCCACGAAAGTATGCGGCCCTTTGATCTGTTCAGCGACTACCGCGCATGCATTCTGGCCTTCCGACAGAAAAAGAATCCGGCGGTGTTTCTTCTTGACGATCACTACGCGATTTGGGACGAGTCCAGGGGCACAGACATCCGCTCGTACCTCGATTTCATCCTTGCCACGAAAGGGCAGTCCGACGCTCGGAAGCGCTGGCTGTCCGAGTATGGCGGTTACGATCATAGGGTCAGCTTCGGCGGGTCATTCGGGAAGAACACGCCATCAGCCCTCATCAGGTAAGCAAGTGCCAAGCAGAATCCAGCGCTACCATCACCATCGGGATAGGAAGACCTTATGGTGAGCGATGGGGTGATTCTATCCTTACTTGGCCCGATCGGCCCAATGGTGGACTTCGAAGACTATGAAGCGTACCGGGCCCAAACGATTGCCCGCTTGGACCGTGCAGACGTGATGCGTCTTCTGGATGAGTGGCGCACGAAATACGCCCGCTTTCCAGACAACGTCGAGGTGTTGGCCATTGAGTTTGCCGAGCACCACCCTGAGTACCAAACGGAGGTCTCTGCGGCTCTCCTTAAGGCTGGCTTTGATCCACTTGAACAAACCGATTAGCTCTGGCCTCAGCCGCTGGTCATTCACATGACCCTGGTCACCCAGCTGGAACAGTTTGAACGCCGATGCCAAGACATCATGCTGCTGGTCTCCCAGGCTCGTAGGGAAGAGCTGTCCGAACTGGTTCACCAGTTTGCGGGCAGTGGGAATGTGTATATCCTTCGGGGCTTGTCCAGCCGTCTGGCCCAGGCAGATGCAGGTGAGGGCATCCACCTCCTGGCCTTCCCACTCATTGAGGGCCTCTGCGCGATGCAGGATCCGAACGTCCTGACCAACCTCCTGACGGCACTTGCCCGCCTGGAGCAAGCCGGGGTGGACTGGAAAACCGACGAACATCTGGCGACGGCGCGTCGACTGTTCAGCCTGTGCCGCGGTGTGGCTGAGCTACTGGAAGAAGATGCCGACGATTTTGAGCGGCAGAACCTGGGAAAAGCCTAGATTTTCTCCCAGGGAACACCGTCGCCCGTAAGCGAGAAGTGTTGAAGGAGAACTCATGGCTGGGCTGCACCATCACCTCCAGACCCCGACCATATGATCCGGGAGGCCTTCCGACTCTTGTGGGAGACCGATCATCTCCTGCGGACGGATGAAGCTCACGATTTGACCCTGGAGCAGTTCGACCACGATGGGGATGTGCCGGAGTCCTGGCCCACGGAATCGGGGCAAACAGCACTCCCTGACCTCGTGGTCATGACCGCCGGGTTCGGCGACGTGACCTACACCGACTATCCGAGCAATGACCGCGACTGGCCCGTGATGTCGAAGAAAATGCTGGCCATTCTGCTCGGGGTGGCTGAATTCGGCCACCAGACCGTCCCCGTGAGCATCGTTGATCCGGTGGTGCGCACAGAGCAGGAGCATGAACAGGCAGGAGCTTTGCTGGAGACTCGGTGGCCTGATGCCAATCGGGAGTACGTCATCGTGCAACTGACAGACCCGGTGGAGCTGGACGAAGAAGCGTCAGGCGTCGCCCGCGACCCCAATCTGCCCTGGATCGTCGACGTCCACCAGTACGTGTTCAAGCAGCCGGCGAGCACCCTGCCACCGATCTTCAGGTTAAGCATTGACCCCACGGTCCTCTACATTTCGGCCACCGCTCGCGTCGCCCTGAAGGCCGCCGGGATCGCCGGGCCGCGTTACCTCCCGTTGGAGGGTTACGTTGACGGTGGTGGCGACGAGGTCGACATTCAGGTCCCTGAACCGAACGTCTCCGATTGAGCGTGTCCCCATCCGACCTGACGGATTGACTTTCCACCTGAGCCAGACCACCGGCGCAGCGGGCTGGAGCCGTGGTCTGTGGGTGCCACTTCCGTTCTCACGCCTGACAAGGCTATGGAGGAGCATGCTGACAGCTCACTGAGGTCGGAGGAGCGAAGCACTATGGAAATTGAGGGTGCCCCAATTGCGGTTCCAGCCGATTTGCAAATCTCAGCGTACCTCAGCCCGCCAGTTCCAGGCGGGCAAATTCGTTCGGGGTCCGGCCACCAAGCGAGGTATGGGGCCGGACATCGTTGTCGTCCTGGCGCCAGGCTGTGAGGATGAGGCGAGCCTGATCCAGGCTCTGGAACCAGTGGAGATTGAAGCACTCGTCCCGGACCCGACCATTGAAACTCTCGATGTAGGCGTTCTCCACAGGCTTTCCAGGCCGGATAAAGGTGTGCGTGATACCGCGGTCGTGGGTCCAGAGATCCAGAGCCTTCCCTGCGAACTCCGGGCCGTTGTCGGTGGTGATCGCCTGGGGTGCGCCCCGGAAGCGAACGACTGCCTCGAGGCTGCGGACGACATCATGGCCCGTGATGGAGGTGCCGACGTGCATGACCAGGCACTCCCGCGTGAAGTCGTCCACGACGTTCAACACACGGAACCGCTGCCCGGAAGCCCGCTGATCAGCCATGAAGTCCAGACTCCACCGCTGATTGGGTGCAGAAACCTGCGGTTTCTACTGACGCTCTCCGACGCTGAGCTTCCGGCGCTCCTTCTGCCGAACAGCCAGCCCTTCTGCCCGATAGATCCGGTAAACACGTTTGTGATTCACGGTCTCACCTTCCAGACCCAGCATCAGGTGAATCCAGCGGTACCCGAACCGAGGCTGTTCCCGCGCCAGCACGCGGAGACGCTCAACCAGTTGCTGGTCTTTTTCCCTTTTCGGGGTGTTCCGTCTGTGCGTGATCCGGGAGAAGCCCAGCACCTGGCAGGCCCGACGTTCACTGACCGTGAACGAGTCCCGCTGGGACGTCGTCCCAGGCATCACCACTTTCGCCCACCACCTCCCCCCGCATGGCGTTGTCGAGCGACAGGTCAGCCACCAGCTTCTTGAGACGCCGGTTTTCAGCTTCCAGCGGTAGATCGTGGTCATCGCGACTCCATGGAGTCGCGCGTGGGTCGCTGATCGGGGTTCCGGCTTCAAGCTGCCCGAGAATCTCCAGGAGCTGCTGCTCCGTGTACCGTTTGCGTTTCATGTTTCTCCCCGTCTGCTGCTTGATTTGCAATCAGACTGGCACCGGAAACAGGGGCAAGGTCACTGGAAAGTGGCGTCAAGACCGGCGAGATCGAAATCATAGAGCTGTCGGGCGGTACGTCCCGGTTGCCGCGGCCCCGATAACGACTCGCACCACACGCGCCGCATCAGGAGAGCCATGAATAGCGAACGACAATTGGACAATCAGGGCAACGCCATCGGCCTCTTTCGATCCGCCTTCCAAACTGCGGTTGGACACTTGCAGGAGACGCACCAGAACCTGCAAGACGTGTCTCAGGAGAAGCTGCTGGCCGCGACTGCCGAGCAGAGAGCAAATCGCGCCTGGTACTTCGAGAACGATGGCGTGACGCAGCACGATCTGGACTTGTTCAATGAGGTGATGCGGGACTACTGGGCGAGTCTGCTCGATTGCCTAAGGGACCCGAGGGCCGACACGACCGTGGACGCCTGCCTTAATCTGCTCTTCCGCTGAGCATGGGGCTGGCGTTCACCTGAGGCGACACGGGACGTGGTGCATCACAACCCCCAAGGCAAGCATATCGGCAGCAGCTTCGACGATTTCCTGGCCGAGGAAGGCCTGCTCGCTGAAGCCCACGCGGTGGCGCAACAACGGATCATCGCCTTCCAACTGGAACAGGAACTCCAGCGCCGCGGCTGGACACGGGCCGACCTGGCCGACCGCCTGGGAATCTCACACCTGGCCGTAGACCACCTGCTCGACCCCGAAGACCTCACGGTCGACCTCCAGCTCCTGGCGCGGGCCGCCGACCTGCTGGGCCGACGCCTGAGGATCACCCTGCGCTGAGCGATATTGAGCTTCTGATGGCATTTACAGGCCACGCCTTCCTACAGCTCAAAGTTTCTCTTCGCCATTACTATCGGAAAGTACAATTATAATTGGTATAACCGTAATCATTTCAGATTCCATCTGGATCAAGGTAAAGGTCCATAGTACTCCTGTATAAGTCGCCACGAAAGTGAATATGCGCTGCCGGAGTCTAAGGATGTTTGACGACATGCTCATAACCTCCGCCTAATTCGGAGGTTCAGTATGTGGCATCACGCTCTGTGTCGGAAAGTCAATCTGAGCGAGGTGCATGATTTTCATCGTCATATCCGAGTCCCCAGACAGAGATCGGCGTAGAGCGAACAGCGGCGGATGGTGCCGCAGTTTAGGGTGCGGCCGCATGAGCCAACGCCGGCCGGCTGCAAATTCGCCCTTTGCAAAGAGAATCTGAGCCAGTGCCTCGAGCTCCATCAACACCTCGAAAAGGCCTTCATCCGCAAGGCCAGTATCCAGCAACGTCCGCATCCGGAACTCGGAAATGCCCAGCAAGCTGGCAAGTGTCGGAGTTTGATAGGCCTGTGCGAGGGTATAAATGCGTTGCGCAGTGTCCGGGTCGAGCATCGGTACGGGAAAGGATTCCGACGGAGCAATGGGCGTCAGTTGAGCAAATGGCTGACCACGGCGAGTGATCAGAAAGGCCTGACCTTCATGCAGGGCGCTGAGTAGGGTGAGCCACTGGGCACGCGCGGTGTAGAGGTCGATGGGATGTAAGGTGTCCAACTGGTCTTTAGAGTGCCTAATAAGCACCTATGCTACCTTGCCGGGCCGAACATGAGTTCATTTCAGCTTCCGGATTTCTCCTCAGGCCCTCTGCTCCAGCGCCGGCCACGCCTGCATCGCATCAATGACCAGTTGACGCTGGTATACCGCAGCGATTTGACACTCCATCAGCCACTCACGCTGATACGGAAGAGATTGGTGCGGCATGTGGCAGTCGCCACCGCCGACCTCTATACCCGGCATTTTCTCGATTTCGAGGAATTTTTGATCAGGTCGGAGGTCACCTGGGACGCGGCGCCCAGCACCATTCGACAGGTCGCTACGCGATACATCCAGGCTCAGGGAGGACACGTCACCCGGCGCCAGGACCACCTGCTTGCCTCCTCGCCCATCAGTCCAAGCACCGTCTCAACACAGACCCTTCGGCTGCGCTTCGAGGCACTGCGTTCGATCTACGCGGAAGCGCTCCGAAGTGGGTTGTACCCGCACGATCACAATCCGTTCGAGCGCGTCTTGAAAATGGAAGGTCACCGCGGCCTTCCAGCTGCCCCACCCAGTTGGAGCGGGCTCTCCCAGCCCCGCAATACCCGTTCTACGCCGCAGCAGTACTTCATCTTCCGAGATGGGGTGTGGACGCCCACCCACCTGCTGGATCCAGTCACGCTCTACGAACGTGTGCTCGCCGCATTTGCAAGCTCAGAGGCTTCCTTGCGAGACCAGTGCATCGTGCACCTGTTGTTTCAGGGGGGTGCGCGAGTTAGTGAAGTCTGCACCCTGACCTTCCATGGATGGAGGTATGCGCTGAACGGTCAGGAAGCTTTCGGACATAGCTTCAAGCTCCGTAACAAAGGATCAGGTCACTTGGCCATCAAACCAGTTCATACCGACGCGTCAGCGGGAGAGCTCCTCCGTCAATACTTCCTGACCGAGCGGCGGGCGGTGGATCCGCTAACACCTGAGTTCACCGCCTGGTGCCAGGCCCAAGGCATCCTCGAAGGTCTGCCGGCTCACTATCACGCATTTTTGCTAGATACAGGCCGCTCACCCGCAGAAGTTCAACTCTTCCTCAATGCCAGAGGAGATGCGTACACCGCAAATGCTTTCCGTAAGGGGGCATGGCGACCCTTTCTACACGCAGCCGGGCTCGAGGTTCGGCCGCATCAGGCTAGGCACGCCTTCGTGACCCAACACTTGCGGGGCATTGACGAACTGTATTTGCATGATCCCGAAGAGCACCGTCAGGCCAGGCAAGCTCTCGCGGCTTACATGTTCTGGAGAAACCCTATAAAAACGTTCCGCAGTTACGACCATAGCCAAACAGAGGAACGGACCTTGACACAACTGACCCTGGTCAGGCGTTGCCTTCAGCAGTCGGAGGGTGAGCGCCAGCTTAAGGTCGGATCCATGGCTCGTTCCGAGTTTCCAAGTGAACTGGCTCAGCGCTTTTCTCGCGTGACTGGAGCAGATCACAAGTGAAGGGTGGACAGATCCGCGCCATTCACCACTGGCAGGCCATGTTTGAAGATAAAACTACAGCTCCTAGTAGCGTGTTTCAAGTGCTTCCAAAGAAATTTTTGGAGGAATGTAGAAAAAGTGGAGTATCATCGAAATTTCAATTTAAGAAGTGTACATCTCTCATTAAATCTAGCGAGTGGAGAGATGAATTATCATTGATTTTTATTTGCTTCGTAATCGACACAAGATTTATTGAAAAAAGCGAAACCTATAATTTAATCAAATCGTGTGCAAATTATCTTGCTGAATGTTCTCGAATTGCAGGAGGTAAAGATCAAGTTCGCCATGATTATCATCTTAAGCCGCGCTATGCTCGCGAATATCTAGAAATATTCCGTACCAAGCATGCAACGCGACTCAATGACCAACTCATTCTAGCCATCGAGGTTGTGGAAGGAGTACTAGGAAATCTGCCAAAGCGTGAGTCTCAAGCGCTTTCTCATTTTCAACTCGGAATGACGAGCGAAGAGCTATATGATGACCTTCGACCTAATACACTGGAAACACTACGCAGTCTTTTGCCCCAAGATTTACAATTTCTACGAGCAACAATATTCGATCCTGACTATAAAGGACAAGCACCAAATAGGCTATTGCTGAGATTCCTTTGTCAGCAGTTGACAATAGCCGAGTTTAGTTGGAGTGTGCATTTAATTTTGTATGCAGCCATAAGTTTATCAAAGGACAAATCTCAACCTTCGATAATTGAAAAACTCAACGATACATACAGATTTTTATTTTTTCTTGATACTGTTAATTATCGGGAGGACAGTGCATTTGATATTCGAACCCGAGTTATTCCCAAGTATCAAAATGAGATAACACGCACCCTTGCATCACATCCTGATCTTAGAGATTACGTAGTATCTTGGCGCGCCGTTATATCCTTAGGTTTAAAAATACCATCTGCTCATCAAAAAAAGGATTGGAAAGATATAATTAACCAAACATTATACAAAAAATACCTTCAATTTTTTATTATAGACCAATTCATTTTTTCCTCCAGCGATGAGCTTCAGAATAAGTTGACCACTTATCTTTGGAAGTGGAAAAATTCACCGTACTTCTCTCAGCTCGTCCTACTGGCTATAGGTCTGGTTTCAAACCAGGAACATCGTCCTGCGTCTGCCATGCATATCGTGCGGGGACTGCGTCTACTCCTTGAGCGCGTGGCTGAAGAGGAGATGGGGACGTTGAACGCGAAGGCAATTCTCAAGGTACTTGAGTCCAGTGCACCGGACGATCCACAAGGCACGGCTCGACTAATGCTACTGGCTACAGCCTATCGAGGCGCTTGGCAATCACAGCAGACGTTCCTGCTGCGGCAGCAAGGTCCAGCAGAAATGCCAAGCGACCTGCTGCTCCCAGAACTTCCTCGGTCCATTGTTTTCAGCCGTCAGGAGAACTCGGCGCGGGTTCTGCGCCAAGAGCGCCGTCAGTCGGCGATCGACAGGGTTGCGGAGTCGTGGGATGAGCTCCATCGCTGGGCGGATTATCAGCTTGTGGCTTTACGGGCAGTCATGCTGGCATTCCATGAAGTCACATGGAATCAGGACCCACGATATGCGCCAGCTCCTCAGCCCTTGGATGTCGCTATCTCGGGCCATGGAGAGACTTGGCATTTCACGATCTGGACTGGGAAACTTTTTCACAGCCACGCATTTCGACAGCAAACTGAGTCGAACATTCCGGAGGAGCATTTTTTTCTGGAATATCGAGGAGTCTCGGGGGTGGCAGAGCCGCAGGGTCTGTGGTGTGCAGACCTCTTTCGCACCTGGTTCTGTATGGAGGCAGCTCGGCGCTTTGAGGCGACCTGGGGACGTTCAACCGAGTGGCTTCGGTCAGTAGATCCTGGTGTGCTAAATCTTGGCAGATCGCTCAGCCAGGTCCTACGCCCATCAGTGAAGGCACTTCAGGCGCAGGGACACCCAGTGCCCTGTATCTTTCGGCCTGAATCCGTGTACCGCGCCGCCCTATTTGGCGCACTGGCCATGCGCCTGAGCCGCGAGGGAGCGCATCGGGGCCATGAGTCGCTGCAACTGCGCAATGATCAGGATTACCTATTTCTCCATACCCACCGGGACCAGGAAACCATTTTCATGAAGCTGCTCCCAAAGGGGCATAAGGGAACGCGAAGTCGGCCAGAGACACCTGCCTATAAGGTCGTGTCGGTCGCGGCCCTTAGATGCCTAGAAGCTTTGCAGCACCATCGTTGGCTAACGGGAGAGGAATCTAGCGCGTCTCGCATGGGGAAAGCTGGGCAATACGCGTTCCAGGTCAATCAAAGAGTCATCTCCCTTCAGAGCCTCAATGTCTGTCTCCGGTTCTTGACGTACGGTTTCGGAATGACCAGCCAGGCCGAACCGGACCGGGTGTTGAACCTGACCTCACATCTGCTGCGATACGGCTTTGCCATCAATGCCCGTCAAAAGGGCATTCACCTCGATGATCTAGCCCTGGCACTGAACCACAAAAATGTGCTGACCTCCGCCTACTACGGTCGGCCCACTAGTCTGCAGCAGAGGAACACCCTGGCTCGTGTGGCTCGGCAGGTCAGTGGCCAGTCCATGTCAGAGATGAGCCCAGATTTGCCAGAAGTTCTCCTGGACGACTTCTGGCCACTTGCATCTCATGGGGAAGCCTCGTCTTTTGAGCAATGGCTACAGGAGATAGAGCAGGATCTGGAACGGCGGGAGATGGCATTGATTCAGCAGATGCGGGGGTTGAGCTGATGAGTGTAGACGCCCTGAGACCCTCGTATGAGGCCAAGCGGCGCCGGTCTCTGACGTTGGTTCAGCAGGCTCTGGAGAGTCTGCATGAGCAAGGGAAGGCGGTGACGATTTCCACCATCGAGGCTGAGACCAGAAAGGTTGATTCGGATGGCATCGGCGTCAACCGCACCACGTTTAAGCGCAACCCGGAGGTGGCGGCACTAGTGGATCAGGTGCTCTCGCGGCCGCTTCACCGGGCAGCGGTCCCGCAGTATCACCAGGTGAATACCAACGCCCTTCGGCCAGGCCGGGAATTGAACCGGGCGTTTCACCGGCTATTGAGCAAATCGAAGCAGGAATTGGCCACGCGCGTCATTGTGTTGGAGGAGGAACTTCTGGATCTGCGTCAGCAGTTGGCAAACCGAGACCGTTTGGTGATTGAAGAGCAGGAACGCCGCTGGCGCTGATGCCAGGTCAGCTGGGCTCAGAATCTGGTCTCGCCTTGGGCTCGTCAATGAGGCCTAGGAGAAACCGGACGTCCACGTCCAGTGCTTCTGCAAGGGCAAGGACCTCGAAGTCGTATACCGAACGCTGATGGTTCTCGATCCGGATCAGCATTGTTTTGGTGATGCTGTACCCACTGAGTTCGAGGACCCGGGCGCTGGTGGCTTCCATGGTCATGGGTGGGGTGTGGAGACGGCGGGCAAGGCGGAGACGCTCGGCAATAATGTTCGGCTTCTTCGTCAAGCGCCGAATTGCACTCGCTTGTCTCATCCGGCCGAATCTACCATTGCCGCCTCAAGAAAAGAAAAGCAGTATGCTATAGGTGCTTATTAGGCACCTATGTCAGATCCTGTCCTATTCTCATCCCTCACAGTGCGCCAGGCAGTGGTGGATGACACCCAGAGGCTCTGGATTGCCTTTGAGGAAGGTTTCTGGCTCTGGGTGGACCTCGCAGGCTATCTGGAAAATCAAGCTGTAACGTCTCTACCGCCTTACAACGCTACGCAAGAAGGAATGGACTTGCGGTTATCCCCGCAGAGTCAGCTCTCTTTACCCCTGCTATTTCAGCCTACTCAGGCTGGGCTCGAACAGGGCATTTGTGTCTGTGCGATCAGGCGTTCCAAAGAATCTTGGTATCGCCCCCTCCGCCTGACTGGTGTGGTGTCAAGGCGACGGAGCAAGCCTTCAGTCCACTTGCTGACGAGAGGGTTGACTTTGTCAGCTGATGAGCTCAGGCAAGCGGCTCAGGCTCACGCAATCAGCGTGCCTT containing:
- a CDS encoding integrase, whose amino-acid sequence is MKGGQIRAIHHWQAMFEDKTTAPSSVFQVLPKKFLEECRKSGVSSKFQFKKCTSLIKSSEWRDELSLIFICFVIDTRFIEKSETYNLIKSCANYLAECSRIAGGKDQVRHDYHLKPRYAREYLEIFRTKHATRLNDQLILAIEVVEGVLGNLPKRESQALSHFQLGMTSEELYDDLRPNTLETLRSLLPQDLQFLRATIFDPDYKGQAPNRLLLRFLCQQLTIAEFSWSVHLILYAAISLSKDKSQPSIIEKLNDTYRFLFFLDTVNYREDSAFDIRTRVIPKYQNEITRTLASHPDLRDYVVSWRAVISLGLKIPSAHQKKDWKDIINQTLYKKYLQFFIIDQFIFSSSDELQNKLTTYLWKWKNSPYFSQLVLLAIGLVSNQEHRPASAMHIVRGLRLLLERVAEEEMGTLNAKAILKVLESSAPDDPQGTARLMLLATAYRGAWQSQQTFLLRQQGPAEMPSDLLLPELPRSIVFSRQENSARVLRQERRQSAIDRVAESWDELHRWADYQLVALRAVMLAFHEVTWNQDPRYAPAPQPLDVAISGHGETWHFTIWTGKLFHSHAFRQQTESNIPEEHFFLEYRGVSGVAEPQGLWCADLFRTWFCMEAARRFEATWGRSTEWLRSVDPGVLNLGRSLSQVLRPSVKALQAQGHPVPCIFRPESVYRAALFGALAMRLSREGAHRGHESLQLRNDQDYLFLHTHRDQETIFMKLLPKGHKGTRSRPETPAYKVVSVAALRCLEALQHHRWLTGEESSASRMGKAGQYAFQVNQRVISLQSLNVCLRFLTYGFGMTSQAEPDRVLNLTSHLLRYGFAINARQKGIHLDDLALALNHKNVLTSAYYGRPTSLQQRNTLARVARQVSGQSMSEMSPDLPEVLLDDFWPLASHGEASSFEQWLQEIEQDLERREMALIQQMRGLS
- a CDS encoding helix-turn-helix domain-containing protein; the protein is MTKKPNIIAERLRLARRLHTPPMTMEATSARVLELSGYSITKTMLIRIENHQRSVYDFEVLALAEALDVDVRFLLGLIDEPKARPDSEPS